The following coding sequences lie in one beta proteobacterium CB genomic window:
- a CDS encoding NADH:flavin oxidoreductase/NADH oxidase — MSGKEIMFTPIKLGSIELRNRLVMAPLTRMRAIEGDVPNPLAKTYYEQRASAGLIISEATQISPLGKGYPATPGIYSAEQTAAWKEIVSAVHAKGGKMVAQLWHVGRISHSSLHPEQGLPEAPSAIAPAGQTYGADWKLHDYETPKAMTTEDIARLLKDFELAAANAKAAGFDGVEIHSANGYLLDQFLQDKTNQRTDGYGGSIENRIRLLGEVVESVAKVYPSDRIGVRLSPYGSFNDMADSDPVALFTAVIHQLNGYKLSYVHMIEPRSTSAGGNDQVNTEAPVTSEMFRAVYQGQFISAGGYDQAMGEAVLEAGLADAVAYGRLYISNPDLAERFQQGAALNAYNRATFYGGAEVGYTDYPTL; from the coding sequence ATGTCCGGAAAAGAAATCATGTTTACCCCCATCAAGCTTGGCTCGATTGAGTTAAGGAATCGTCTTGTGATGGCGCCGCTCACCAGAATGCGTGCCATCGAAGGGGACGTGCCAAATCCCTTGGCAAAAACATATTACGAGCAAAGAGCAAGTGCAGGTCTCATCATTAGTGAGGCCACGCAAATCTCTCCTCTTGGAAAAGGTTATCCAGCAACCCCTGGGATCTATTCAGCTGAGCAAACTGCTGCTTGGAAAGAGATTGTGAGTGCGGTGCATGCGAAGGGCGGCAAGATGGTAGCCCAGCTATGGCATGTAGGCCGCATTTCTCATTCATCTTTGCATCCAGAGCAGGGTCTTCCAGAGGCGCCGTCTGCGATTGCACCCGCTGGCCAAACTTACGGTGCCGATTGGAAGTTACATGATTATGAAACTCCAAAGGCAATGACGACAGAAGACATCGCTAGGCTTCTCAAAGATTTTGAATTGGCTGCTGCCAATGCAAAAGCGGCCGGTTTTGATGGTGTGGAAATTCACTCTGCTAATGGTTACTTGTTAGATCAATTTTTACAAGATAAGACCAATCAACGCACTGATGGTTATGGTGGCTCAATCGAAAATCGTATTCGCTTATTGGGTGAGGTAGTTGAGTCTGTTGCTAAGGTCTACCCAAGTGATCGCATCGGTGTGCGTTTGTCACCATACGGTAGCTTTAATGACATGGCTGATAGCGATCCTGTTGCTTTATTCACTGCGGTGATTCATCAGCTTAATGGTTACAAGCTGTCCTATGTTCATATGATTGAGCCGCGCTCTACTAGCGCTGGCGGCAATGATCAAGTGAACACAGAGGCGCCAGTGACTTCAGAGATGTTCCGCGCAGTCTATCAAGGCCAATTTATTAGTGCCGGCGGATATGATCAAGCCATGGGGGAGGCTGTACTTGAGGCTGGTTTAGCCGATGCAGTCGCTTATGGACGTTTGTATATTTCTAATCCAGATTTAGCTGAGCGTTTCCAGCAAGGTGCAGCTCTAAATGCGTATAACCGTGCAACGTTTTATGGCGGAGCGGAAGTAGGGTATACGGACTACCCAACGCTTTAA
- a CDS encoding LysR family transcriptional regulator, whose translation MAALPSLRQLRYFVAIAQELNFTRAAEACFVGQSTLSAGLKELEDGLGVRLVERDRQNVAITPIGLEILERAKAILASSQDLVEYADAVGKPMAGTIRLGVIPTIAPFLLPNVMPDIRARFPSLKIALREDLTANLLTRLGEHQLDFILIALPYETSGLLVKELFDDEFWLVAREDDPALKGKEIHLPAKMAERLLLLEEGHCLREHTLQACKRSDIRKADGMEATSLLTLLQMVDSGMGIALLPEMAVRGGLLNGTSLEARPLAPPAPKRVIALVARSSTAHLEEFQAFSDCIQARFKRGAKTTRGAVKGLRKE comes from the coding sequence ATGGCTGCTCTTCCTTCATTACGTCAACTTCGTTACTTTGTTGCTATTGCTCAGGAGCTCAATTTCACGCGTGCTGCAGAGGCCTGCTTTGTGGGGCAATCTACCCTGAGTGCGGGCTTAAAAGAACTCGAGGATGGTCTAGGAGTTCGCTTAGTAGAGCGGGACCGCCAAAATGTAGCCATTACCCCAATTGGCTTAGAAATTTTGGAGAGGGCTAAGGCAATTTTGGCATCCTCTCAAGACTTGGTGGAATACGCCGATGCTGTTGGTAAGCCAATGGCCGGAACCATTCGGCTTGGTGTGATTCCAACGATTGCACCATTCTTATTGCCCAATGTCATGCCGGATATTCGGGCTCGTTTCCCAAGTCTAAAAATTGCCTTAAGGGAGGACTTGACAGCCAATCTGTTAACCAGATTAGGCGAGCATCAATTGGATTTCATTCTGATTGCTTTACCTTATGAGACTTCAGGCTTATTAGTTAAGGAGTTATTTGATGATGAGTTTTGGTTGGTGGCCCGAGAGGATGATCCCGCTCTGAAGGGAAAAGAAATTCACCTGCCCGCAAAAATGGCCGAGAGATTATTGCTTCTCGAGGAGGGGCACTGCTTGCGCGAGCATACATTGCAAGCTTGTAAGCGCTCAGATATTCGTAAAGCAGATGGCATGGAAGCTACCAGCTTGCTCACTTTGTTACAGATGGTGGACTCTGGAATGGGGATCGCATTGCTTCCAGAGATGGCGGTTAGGGGTGGCTTATTAAATGGCACCAGCTTGGAGGCTCGCCCGCTGGCGCCTCCTGCGCCAAAGCGGGTGATTGCTTTGGTGGCCCGCTCTTCTACCGCTCACTTAGAGGAGTTTCAGGCATTCTCGGATTGCATACAGGCTCGTTTCAAGAGGGGCGCAAAGACTACGCGTGGGGCAGTTAAGGGTTTGCGTAAAGAGTAA
- a CDS encoding Rubrerythrin, translating to MARPEIKTIQNLESAFAGESMAHIKYRYFAKLARAAGDIETAEIFEATADQEVMHAFGHLDLLYPANTITPSRALEIAIEGETYEYTEMYPSFRKTAVDEGNAAAVAEIDEQIAESKEHAEQFQAMLVKAAKRFAALANVEERHANHYKKALEKAKEFAAV from the coding sequence ATGGCCCGCCCAGAAATTAAAACCATCCAAAACTTGGAGTCTGCATTTGCAGGCGAATCTATGGCACATATTAAATACCGCTATTTTGCAAAATTAGCGCGTGCTGCTGGCGACATCGAAACCGCCGAAATCTTTGAAGCAACTGCAGATCAAGAGGTCATGCACGCCTTTGGCCACCTGGACTTGCTCTACCCTGCCAATACGATTACCCCTTCACGCGCCTTAGAGATCGCTATCGAGGGCGAGACATACGAATACACAGAAATGTATCCAAGCTTTCGTAAAACGGCAGTGGATGAAGGCAATGCAGCAGCAGTAGCTGAAATTGACGAACAAATTGCCGAGTCAAAAGAGCATGCAGAGCAATTTCAAGCCATGTTAGTCAAAGCAGCAAAACGCTTTGCAGCCTTAGCCAACGTAGAGGAGCGTCATGCCAACCACTATAAGAAGGCGCTGGAAAAAGCTAAGGAATTTGCGGCAGTCTGA
- a CDS encoding rubredoxin-type Fe(Cys)4 protein, whose protein sequence is MNSWQCIVCGFIYDEAKGLPEDGIPAGTAWADIPEDWECPDCGVAKSDFEMVQVS, encoded by the coding sequence ATGAATTCTTGGCAATGTATCGTGTGCGGCTTCATCTATGACGAAGCAAAGGGCTTACCGGAAGACGGCATTCCTGCTGGCACTGCTTGGGCTGACATCCCGGAAGATTGGGAATGCCCAGACTGTGGCGTAGCAAAATCGGATTTTGAAATGGTTCAAGTTTCCTAA